The genomic DNA AGATGGTGATGCCCGGGGATAACATCACGATGGAGATCGAGTTGATCGTGCCGGTGGCGATGGAGAAGGAACTGCGTTTCGCCATCCGTGAGGGCGGCCACACCGTGGGCGCCGGCGTCGTCACCCAGATCATCGAGTAAAGAAAGGGACGGTCCTAAAATGGCCACGGCCACGAGTCAAAAGATCCGGATCAAATTGAAGGCCTACGACCACCGTTTGTTGGATCGGTCGACGGTCGAGATCATCGAAACG from bacterium includes the following:
- the tuf gene encoding elongation factor Tu (EF-Tu; promotes GTP-dependent binding of aminoacyl-tRNA to the A-site of ribosomes during protein biosynthesis; when the tRNA anticodon matches the mRNA codon, GTP hydrolysis results; the inactive EF-Tu-GDP leaves the ribosome and release of GDP is promoted by elongation factor Ts; many prokaryotes have two copies of the gene encoding EF-Tu), whose amino-acid sequence is MVMPGDNITMEIELIVPVAMEKELRFAIREGGHTVGAGVVTQIIE